A DNA window from Candidatus Woesearchaeota archaeon contains the following coding sequences:
- a CDS encoding ATP-binding protein, giving the protein MLLKNLINEPFDDIKGQNSVKQQLKSALLAKRHIIIIGPAGVGKTTLAKNVAKLLPELAVNACPYHCLPSAPVCPECRAHTTQKTKKISGSQRFVRIQGSPDLTVEDLLGDIDPVKALKSGALSIEAFTPGKIFKANNGVLFFDELNRCPEKLQNALLQVLEEGTATLGSYDVEIPARFIFIGTMNPQDSSTEKLSDVLLDRFDIIHMSYPETHAVESAIVVEKGLKSEATVPVRVLDFMVGFVRLLRENEKLEKVPGVRGSIGLYERSQTNALLEGRTAVTFDDVRAVAVSVLAHRIKLKPSAQYIQSPEELVSEELEKFSSAKRGGDG; this is encoded by the coding sequence ATGCTCCTGAAAAATCTTATCAACGAACCATTTGACGACATCAAAGGGCAGAACAGCGTCAAGCAGCAGCTCAAGTCTGCCCTTCTTGCCAAACGCCACATCATCATTATTGGCCCGGCAGGCGTGGGAAAAACAACGCTGGCAAAAAATGTTGCGAAACTGTTGCCGGAACTCGCCGTCAACGCGTGCCCGTACCACTGCCTTCCATCAGCGCCGGTATGCCCCGAGTGCCGCGCACATACCACACAAAAAACAAAAAAAATCAGCGGCAGCCAGCGCTTTGTCAGAATCCAAGGAAGCCCCGACCTCACGGTCGAAGACCTGCTTGGTGACATTGACCCGGTCAAGGCACTGAAGTCTGGCGCGCTGAGTATCGAGGCGTTCACGCCGGGAAAAATCTTCAAAGCCAACAACGGCGTTCTTTTTTTTGACGAGTTGAACCGCTGCCCTGAAAAGCTGCAGAACGCGCTGCTCCAAGTCCTTGAAGAAGGCACGGCAACACTCGGTAGCTACGATGTTGAAATTCCTGCGCGCTTCATCTTCATTGGCACCATGAACCCGCAGGACAGCTCGACGGAAAAACTGTCCGATGTCCTGCTCGACCGTTTTGACATTATCCACATGAGCTATCCTGAAACGCACGCCGTCGAATCAGCAATTGTCGTCGAAAAAGGCCTCAAAAGTGAAGCAACTGTCCCGGTGCGTGTTCTTGATTTTATGGTCGGCTTTGTGCGCCTGCTGCGCGAGAATGAGAAGCTCGAAAAAGTGCCGGGTGTGCGCGGGAGCATCGGTCTGTATGAGCGCAGCCAGACCAACGCGCTGCTCGAAGGCAGAACAGCAGTGACATTTGACGACGTTCGCGCTGTTGCCGTATCTGTGCTTGCGCACAGAATAAAACTGAAGCCATCAGCTCAATACATCCAATCGCCGGAAGAGCTTGTCTCCGAAGAGCTCGAAAAGTTTTCTTCGGCTAAACGCGGTGGTGATGGGTAG
- a CDS encoding VWA domain-containing protein: protein MGSVPELEEDDEKIKNVPVAQKEAINELFGKLKSDPELNKLMHSVLENDQTSIEKGKIIEAAFNQSIGAFSPDIMFEKLVRDYRMAEQLYGERLIQLLTGYDPNYIEKNIGIPEFQREIKKKLKDTVSGLRASQLISKDGTVTDKGITLASLVICLEELDRLVPKSSWGEHVSEKKNVYGSKAAIKPFAKHDRYRDIAIKKSITTAIRRGHAVLHEKDLKSFERQSRGTFEIIYAVDASVSMKGEKLSHAKKAGVALAYKAIQNKDKVGLILFSDDVIAEVPPSLDFVRILSVLTCVKASRQTNIARTIFKACELFGRNAAKHLIILTDALPTATANSSDPEKETIEAACVAANQGITISVIGLGLTKEGGALAQKIVEVGKGKCYSVKNTKEVDMIILEDYRGLRE from the coding sequence ATGGGTAGTGTTCCTGAGCTTGAAGAAGACGACGAAAAAATAAAAAACGTGCCTGTTGCGCAGAAAGAGGCCATTAACGAATTGTTCGGCAAACTGAAGTCTGACCCTGAGCTCAACAAGCTCATGCATTCAGTGCTTGAAAACGACCAGACTTCTATTGAAAAAGGAAAAATTATTGAAGCGGCATTTAACCAGAGCATCGGCGCGTTTTCTCCCGATATCATGTTCGAGAAACTCGTGCGGGATTACCGCATGGCTGAGCAACTGTATGGTGAGCGTTTGATCCAGCTTCTTACTGGCTACGATCCAAATTACATCGAAAAAAATATCGGCATTCCTGAATTCCAACGGGAGATTAAGAAAAAACTCAAAGACACAGTTTCAGGGCTTCGTGCCAGCCAGCTGATTTCCAAGGACGGTACCGTTACGGACAAAGGTATCACGCTTGCCTCTCTTGTTATCTGCCTTGAAGAGCTTGATCGGCTCGTGCCAAAATCGTCGTGGGGCGAGCACGTGAGCGAAAAGAAAAATGTGTATGGCAGCAAGGCAGCCATCAAACCTTTTGCGAAACACGACCGATACCGCGACATCGCCATCAAAAAATCAATCACCACTGCCATTCGCCGCGGCCATGCTGTTCTGCATGAAAAAGATTTGAAATCATTTGAGCGCCAAAGTCGAGGCACATTTGAAATCATCTACGCAGTTGACGCGTCTGTTTCGATGAAAGGTGAAAAACTTTCTCACGCAAAAAAAGCAGGCGTTGCGTTGGCGTACAAGGCGATTCAGAACAAGGACAAGGTGGGGTTGATTTTATTTTCAGACGACGTTATCGCTGAAGTTCCTCCGTCTCTTGATTTCGTGCGGATTCTCTCGGTCCTGACATGCGTCAAGGCATCGCGCCAGACCAACATTGCACGGACTATTTTCAAGGCATGCGAATTGTTTGGCAGAAACGCGGCGAAGCATCTCATTATTCTTACCGACGCGCTGCCGACGGCAACAGCCAATAGCAGTGATCCTGAAAAAGAAACGATTGAGGCGGCGTGTGTTGCGGCGAATCAGGGCATTACCATTTCAGTCATCGGCCTTGGGCTGACGAAAGAAGGCGGCGCGCTTGCTCAAAAAATTGTTGAAGTGGGCAAGGGAAAATGTTATTCAGTCAAAAACACGAAAGAAGTTGACATGATTATACTTGAGGATTATAGAGGATTGAGAGAATAA
- a CDS encoding metallophosphoesterase, which produces MKILAFTDTHGNMKPLEHLQKVIQQEQRKKLPIDVAVCCGDFTIFGQKMKSQLKKMNDLGIPVVVIHGNHESASLVRKESALYKNITMVDRTMCRFGNTVFMGYGGGGFALTDTTFLRWGKEQFKKIKKDDKVVLLFHGPPHGTNLDLVGGGHCGNKDYTFFIREHHKQLYLVLAGHIHECNGQMDKIKDVVVANPGPNGRLFEIK; this is translated from the coding sequence ATGAAAATTCTCGCGTTTACCGACACGCATGGAAACATGAAACCGTTGGAGCACTTGCAAAAAGTGATTCAGCAGGAACAAAGAAAAAAACTGCCGATTGATGTTGCCGTGTGTTGTGGTGATTTCACGATTTTCGGCCAGAAGATGAAATCACAGCTGAAAAAAATGAATGATCTTGGGATTCCTGTTGTCGTCATACATGGCAACCACGAATCTGCATCACTCGTGCGCAAAGAGAGCGCGCTGTACAAGAATATTACCATGGTTGACCGCACCATGTGCCGCTTTGGAAATACGGTTTTTATGGGCTATGGCGGCGGCGGATTTGCGCTCACGGACACAACATTTCTCCGCTGGGGAAAAGAACAATTCAAAAAAATAAAAAAAGACGACAAGGTTGTCCTGCTGTTCCACGGTCCGCCCCACGGCACGAATCTTGACTTAGTAGGTGGAGGGCACTGCGGCAACAAGGATTACACTTTTTTTATCCGTGAACACCACAAACAGCTCTATCTCGTTCTTGCCGGACACATTCATGAATGCAACGGCCAGATGGACAAAATAAAAGATGTTGTTGTTGCGAACCCAGGGCCGAATGGACGGCTGTTTGAGATTAAATAG
- a CDS encoding sodium-dependent transporter, producing the protein MTHFHHIRTVCSGVHRLAKKRTHWKTHLGFLFAAIGSAVGLGNIWRFSYVAGQHGGGAFLIPYLLVILLFGIPLLMLELAAGKKFRNSTIPTLQKLHRWGRSIGFIAIAGPFVILTYYTVVLGWTLAYALFFLINRPMVFSEFTHTLYPVGFFVLVVVGTAWLVSRGIQRGIEQICKITIPLLYASLLILLIRALMLPNAYEGILFFLTPSLEAAKNPSLWLAAVGQAFFSLSIGYGVYLTYASYENHKDSIPLSAMVIAIADTLVAFLAGLMIFAFVFAYGIDPRSGPELAFVVFPKIFGDMTGGNIFAVIFFLVLFAAGLGATLSMIEVVAAGLIDACGYTRKKAVELIAGLVLLLGLPSALSYAGYKITLAGKPFLDAIDWFTGTYYLPFSALLLYWVIAWKWKPQEYLRMINDGHWHIPPQYIFWIQWVIPVVLAVLLIRGVGGA; encoded by the coding sequence ATGACGCACTTTCACCATATTCGAACAGTTTGCAGCGGCGTTCACCGGCTCGCAAAGAAACGTACGCACTGGAAAACCCATCTCGGATTTTTGTTCGCAGCGATTGGCTCTGCGGTTGGCTTGGGAAACATCTGGCGGTTCTCGTATGTCGCGGGACAGCACGGCGGCGGCGCGTTTCTGATTCCATATCTTCTGGTGATTTTGCTCTTCGGCATTCCGTTGCTGATGCTTGAACTTGCTGCGGGAAAAAAATTTAGGAATTCCACCATTCCGACGCTGCAAAAATTGCATCGCTGGGGAAGAAGCATTGGTTTCATCGCCATTGCCGGGCCGTTTGTTATCCTAACATACTACACCGTTGTGCTCGGTTGGACACTTGCGTACGCACTTTTTTTCCTTATCAACCGCCCGATGGTGTTCAGCGAGTTTACGCATACGCTCTACCCTGTCGGTTTTTTCGTGCTTGTTGTTGTGGGCACGGCATGGCTGGTCTCCCGCGGCATCCAGCGCGGCATTGAGCAAATTTGTAAAATAACAATTCCCTTGTTGTATGCCTCACTCTTGATACTTCTCATCCGCGCGCTCATGCTCCCGAACGCATACGAAGGAATTCTGTTTTTCCTCACGCCCAGTCTTGAAGCAGCAAAAAATCCATCACTGTGGCTCGCAGCAGTTGGCCAAGCGTTTTTCTCGCTCTCTATTGGATATGGCGTGTATTTGACGTATGCAAGCTATGAAAACCACAAAGACAGCATTCCGCTGTCTGCTATGGTGATTGCCATCGCTGACACGCTGGTTGCGTTTCTCGCCGGACTCATGATATTCGCGTTTGTGTTTGCGTACGGCATTGATCCGCGCTCGGGCCCTGAACTTGCGTTTGTGGTGTTTCCAAAAATATTTGGCGACATGACTGGAGGGAATATCTTTGCTGTTATTTTCTTCCTTGTACTTTTTGCCGCAGGGCTCGGCGCAACATTGTCAATGATCGAAGTGGTTGCCGCCGGCCTGATTGACGCGTGCGGCTACACGCGAAAAAAAGCAGTTGAACTCATCGCCGGCTTGGTGCTTCTCTTGGGTTTGCCGTCGGCACTAAGCTATGCTGGATACAAAATTACGCTTGCGGGAAAACCGTTCCTTGACGCTATTGACTGGTTCACGGGCACCTATTATCTGCCGTTTTCTGCCCTGCTGTTGTATTGGGTTATTGCATGGAAATGGAAACCGCAAGAATATCTCCGCATGATAAATGATGGCCATTGGCATATTCCACCGCAGTATATCTTCTGGATACAGTGGGTGATACCGGTTGTGCTTGCTGTGCTTCTCATCCGGGGAGTTGGTGGCGCATGA